ctggatcacctctttgttcttcagtatcttcctgttttattctgcagggttctggatcacctctttgttcttctgcATCTTCATACTTTATTCTGCAGTGTTCTGGATCAtctatttgttcttcagtatcttcttgctttattctgcagggttctggattaTTCATGTTTTCAAAGTTCTTTCGCAAACTCTAACATATATTCCAGCATTTACTGGTGAACTGCTGTGGAAGAATCTTCACTGAAGGTGAATTACTGTGGTAGGAGGAGCAGGACAAAAATAATTCAGTTATAAAAGTGATGCTTTCATTAATTTACACATTTAAAGCATGTTGTTAGTGGATCTATCCAACTATCAAAATCGAATTTGAATATCAAAATTCAACCTATCAAtctattttttaacattattatctATTTGTGACAGGAAGAGGCTTTTTAGCAGCTGTTAATTTAAATCCATTACAAGAGGTACATGAATCGGAGTATGTAGATAAATGTCACAGGAAGCTTGACATtggaaacattaaaatattgctTTGTAGTGctctttcattttattaaaagagTCTTTTCTGTCTctagaaaaaaacagcaataagtTAATTATCTATTTTTCTTATGAATGTATGTAATGACTGTAGTTGTAAAATAAGTATgtgaattttatttaaaacaaataattttacattaagttatttaatttgttttatacaaattcacatattttacatttcctCATTTTGTCTGTGGGTCAATCTATTAACATTATCTATTTTTAACATGAAGATGCTTTTGATCAGCTGTTAATTGTGACACTCCCTCTTATTAAGTCTTATCAGGGAGATTGTTTAATTAACCACAGTTAAATAACTACACAAgcagacttgggtaaagttggttttatattcgcacattctgacttctgataaattcagactttaccaataaatgtgcaataaattaatgtttgcaaattttaagtagcgacatgatattgacaaccaacgattgtcaacttacaacatttttcacagtcgatcaaaataggcaagtattgttttaatggcatatttacttgtgaatctccactgaatgtccaatgtagtgtgattaacaaggctattgaatatggatgtccgaatgtgcgaatataaaaccaactttacccaagtcacAAGCAGCACACAGCAGCATATGTCCATATGAACCTAAATATCGTTCAATTTATAACTAGTCATGGCTcactgttgtaaaaaaaaaaaaaaaaaaaaaaaaatagataaacaACATGTtgctggtttttttttttttttctatggagAGAAACGTTTCTTTCAATACAATGAACCAGCACGACAAAGCAATATTTCCATGTCAAGCTTCCTTCACATTTATCTACATTTTCAGATTTATGCACGTTACCTCTTGTGATGGATTTAAAATAACAGCTACTGAAAAGCCTCTAAATGTAAGAAATAGATAGATTAATGTTCAAAATAGATTAACCCAGAAAAGATAAATTGAGATTTTTGTTAATTAccaaacagataaaaaaataacagcTAATGAAAAGCCTCATCGTGTCAGAAACAGatataaatgttaatgttaaaaatagaTTAATCCACAAAAGATCGATTCCTAATAATACACTCACGTTGACTTTTGatcaagtgacatatcagtaaatACCATTATTGCTCCAGACATCGAAACAACCATACAGACgaacatacaaaaacacaataatCGCTCAGGTCTTTATGAATTTAACATTAGTATCTCAAAACGTTGCCTGCTAGGCTAAATGTTTATGTCAGTCAGCAGACGCCAGAAAAGACGCACACATAGCTCTGTATCAGATGAATAATCAATACAGAAATGACCCTGTAAATGTTGCTTTAACAAGctgttttttataattaatataaataaacgAAGCACCGTGAACTGCTTACCTCACATCAGAAGACGCAAAGCTGTGTGATGGCGGTAGCGGTGACGTCATCAAGACGAGGCGAAATGATCAAAacgatatttttttttcacattgcatcTACAAAACAACACATAATACAAAATTAACAATAAGGACTGTAAGCGAAACCAAGCTTTTTGCTCTCAGCTGCATTCTCTGTTGCTTGTGGATGTTATGAGATGGAGAAAGAATACATTTCAGTTTAGTTCAAGAAACTGAATGTGTTggaacaaaatatttaaaattaattttgggtCATTATACTGCATATCAAATCAGTGATGTAGACATTTGATATAAGTcttggaaattaaaaatacataaataaataaataaataaataaataaaaaaaaatttaaaaagccCAAAAATAATTTATGATATGCTACTTCTTGGCTTCCCTATGGAACCCCAATTCCACCActaatatataggcctatatatgtatatatatatatatatatatatatattttttttttaaatttcttgctttttcagccatttgttgcccccgtgcgACTTTTTTGATACCTGTAACAGGcttcaaatttgaaatgagctcatttagtggataaaagtgtaaaatttctcagtttaaacatttgttacattatctatgttctattgtgaataaacaGCTAAtgaaatattggctcatgtgatttgaaagtcttttagttttaattttattcaaatttaaaaaacgtcccaacatttctggaattcgggttgtacgTCGCTTAGCCTATGTATTGGAAAACACAAAACATGACATGGACCACTTTTGGTGTTATATGAGATGGGGGATTCCCCAAATGAGGTGCCAGATCAGATTTTGGAAGTGCCGGATCCGGTTTATTAATAAAGCTCTTGTCAAGCCCAGCGGTGTTATACATCAGTgtgctgcccacaaggctattgGCACCAGCTCAGGACCATCAGTTTGATAAATATTAGAACCTTATTGTGGATGGAACAGAATCCGATGGAAAAAATGATGTAGAGACTAAAAAGATGCTGATTTTAATCTGTGTATGGATGGAACTTAACCAGTGTCAgtttaatgatttattttttggacttttttttgccttttattgTGATAGGACTGTATAGACATGAAGCAAATTGGGACAGAGAGATCAGAAAAAGTCCACTTGCTGGGACTTGAACTCGGGTCTAGCCCAAAACACAACGACATTATATGTCAATAAGCTGCCCACAAGCCTATCAGCACCAGCTCATTGATACCAGTTTAATATTAGAACCTCATTGTATAAAGAACAGAATCTGACGGCAAAAATCCAGCTGTTGGAATCTGTTCCTCCACCCATAAAATGAGAGATGTTGATGTAGTGACTTAAAAGATGCTGATTCTAATCTGCCAAAAGACCAAAGAAATGTTATCAGCAAGATGGTGTAAAAGCGTATTTTCTTGTCCATTAGCACGCACTGCTGCTTATATCAATGGCAGAAATAAAAGCAGAATATGTGGGAGAGCTTTGCTATAGTTTGACTATTCTGTATTGGGTACTATTCTGAGGGTCATTTTGAGCCACTGAGGATGCGGGGCCCCTCCACTGGACCCATTTCAATGTGGCTGTGTGAAGCAGTGCGGCCGTAGTGTTCTGTTACTAAAACCTGGCTCCTTTCCAAAGCTAAGCATGCTCTAGTTAGGCTGATTAGAAACCTTTTTTGAAAAAAACTTGATTGCAATTGGAAGATGCTTTAGTGAGGCCATCAGGGGGTGCTCACTCACTCCCTGGCCTGTATGGCTCCTAAAGTCAGAGTGCAGTGATGGGTGCACTAGACTGTAAGAAGAAACAACCGTTAAACTGAAGTCTGATAAGGGTGGTTTCACTACAGTAGCTGTAGGATTTCCAAATGACTAAAGAAATGTTATCAGCAAGATGGTGTAATAGCATTCATTTCTTATTACCACCCACTGCTGATTACAAGAACGGCAGAAATAAGTGCAGTTAGAATAAAAGAGTATGTGTGAGAGCCTTGCTATAGTGTGACTATACTGTATTGCAATGCAGATGGTAGCTCATTCTGAGGGACATTTTGAGCCACTCAGGATGCGCTGGCCCTACATTGGACACATTTTAATTTGGATGTGCGAAACTGCGCAGTTGACCAGTCAAAATGGCTAAAGAAATGTTATCAGTGAGAAGTTGTAAAAGCGTTAATTTCTTGGTAGCTCATTCTGAGGGATATTTTGAGCCGCTCAGGATGTGCTGCCAGTCTATTTGGACCCATTTTAATGTGGCTTTGTAAAGCAGTGAAGCTGAAGCAATCCATGGCCAAACCTTGGCTCACTACTGAAGCTAACAGGCTCAAGCCAGGCCGTGACATGGATGGGagatctttttaaaaaaaaacttgattgcCATTGGAAGATGTCTTAgtaggccagcagggggtgctcaccagTATGGctcccgagcaccgatggtgtgaggaccctattgtaattggtcagtcaattcttcttcttctctgaaatgagtcgcatttttgagggcctataCATGCTctcaaactcatgaaactttgcatacacgtcagaagtggtgaaaatttacatctgatatgggttttagaattaggtgtggcaaaatggctcgatagcaccaccaacaaaatttcaattaagcgtcCTTCTCGCTAtgtttcacgtacagttatgaaattcgatagacagatgtaacagtcCAATTTCTACAAAAAATTTCTTGGTGCAAAATATGTAAagccaacaggaagtgagatattttgatttttctccagatgttgtattttaacaaactcctcctagagcttttttaaatgattaatttatacACTTTAAACcattacaaaaacatacaaacataaaaaaacaaaaattacagaAACAGGGGAAGAtgaaaatatacaataaaacatTACAGTAAGAAGATACACTGAGGATTCTtttcctagagctttaatcagatcaacatcatatttggtcagtctaatctaaaggcctttgagatgttaaattgcaaacattttgagttttcactgaagggcgtctccgtggcagcctgacaaagtctgatgtttcgccatgaaaaaggaagctgttgtaactcaggcatacagttTCCAGTCTGCCCCAAATTTTAGATATGTGATAAGAGACCTGGCCTGAACTCATttacatgccaatattcagttagtcatagcgccacctgctggcaacaggaaaaggcatgctttgcactgtaattcactcccagaaacacatgcCATggagtaccaaacatgctagaaacatgttaaatcatgcaacagtGCTAaagtatgcgattaacgccacaaaacaggaagttgtaactaacgcatacaatgtctgatctgccccaaacttcacgtttgataatagtcctggcctaaagatccacatggcaatattcagttatagtcaaagcgccacctgctggcagcaGGAACTATGGTGCatcaaaatgactttgccatatttctcctCTATTTATCCACTTAAAGGACTATCGCCCATTGTTCAcagttttcctaaggccaccggGTTGCGGTGAGCCTgtgtgcgagggccctttcattgctgcttcttgcagctttaattttcaaaatgtagtccctttaagaaaaaaattaatttacaaaaaggCAGTAAGactatattcatttattatgaCTGATTTAGCAACAATAACTGTAGTTATATTAATTATCATTTTGGCAACTTTATGGTATTGTTTCTTCTTTAAACCATAACCCAAAACAATGAATGTCAGATCTTCTTCGAATGAAACAGAATCATTAGGAATAGAAACACACTTCAACATAAAAGTTCTTTAAACACAAGAATGGAAGACAAGACAGGAATCCTGACAGTGACTTAGTGTTAATATTTTCATAAGAATCTAGAATCTCAAGCTTCACTTTTGACAGTTCTTGTGTAAGACTGCCCTTGTGCAACTTCTTTCTGTTATGTGCACATCATGGACACACCTTTACTGATAAGAATGATTCTGTGGTGAAATAAATACTGcagaaaaacaaatgtaatttatcaaTTAAAAAAGTTAGTTCAGGTAAGAATTTTATATTAGCACTCAATTCAagcttgtagaaattaaagcTTGAACTTCCAAGTATATTTTACTTGGAATTGTTACGTTTACTGTAATTCTTTAAGTAAGTATCAAagttataaaattaagtaaaacctACTCAACTTTCTGATAAAAATGTTTAGGTTTTGTAACTTGCTGTTTCATGACATCTGGAGTTTATTTTCTACTCAAAATGACATATTCATACTCAACAACTATCCATCAAATGTTACTATCATTGTGTATtgtccctagtgaaaaaaaagtatactaagtatacttgcagcaagactaattattagtatatttcaagtgtgttaatgattagttcatttaaagtgtgctattttgaaacaactaattttgtactaagtatatttaagttgaaattaagtagtattaaaatacaactttaagtatatttagtatacttatgtgtgctaaattggaacaacttcaagtatacttagtacactttaagtatatgtctgtgtagggactaattacatggtcgattagtgatattaaagtgtacttaatttgtgttataagtatactttatttgtgttaaaagtatattttttgatATAATATActttgtattataagtatactttatttctgttataagtatacttttatttgtgttataagtatactttatttctgttatgagtacactttgtgttataagtacactttatttgtgatttaagtacattacgaaataattacgagtgtcttcagaaaacacaagcaatatacactgaatatattattttacaggtaatagtatatactgtatgctcagtacctttggcttattccaaatgttaaacattacgcactttgcagtcaataacaatacactttgttattacttatactttgtataatatagtcaagatttgaagcggatcaaaacctttaatcaaagttgtcctaacttttttgatccacttcaaatgttgactactgtactttgaattacataatctcacacaatacagttgtgctactatttaaatacagtttaacacatttttccaaagttgaatgcatttgttttcaaggccattaaaataaataaaatgtaacatcaCTAATGACGAGActtatttcattgacaaatccaatagtttttatttaaacttagattcagcaaaacttaccatgtttttcattaaagaaaaaaaaatattggaccatggtgaccctctatacacaaatacaaattacacattatattccattttctgatgagcttctcattgtgtctgatggcacaatgatgaccgcagagactcgtgaagaacagcatctgttgacagaatataccaaagatataagacagcatgttcaactctttattcacgtttacaatagtctgtctgaatcctacattgaaccaatactatttttgaacagtaaatgaggattagcagcagagaattgtatcagaatggcatgtcgatattgttttcgatacatagtcaagcatgaaacactttatgaattaatatcgtacagaatacgggccgatttgaccaatcatatgaatatttttttctccggttctttcaggatcgcgtaggccattagattagccggttgtcgtcgccatcacggtcagactgcgatgtcacttgattgaactggtcagaatccccaagattgagcgatatattgcgctttcagtgttttattaaataaattatacattgcgacattatacttcacctgagtgactgagcgaggggattcagacgacgaccgtgacgtcagcagctctgattggctgaaggcagtgagcaacaaaatctgattggtcacagaccaagttgaagagacatttgaattccgataagtttaaccactcgacatattttttcgcattacttgtgctgctggtgtgttgtttaatatagatttgtgtgtacgattgtaaaatgattctgccagtgtaaacttaataaacatttacacatttggaaattgtataggctacactgcatatactaaatgggcttgtaatgcaatactgaaataaatagcacaagtaatataatgaattccaaggatgaagaagtaaacttaaaaaatatactcaaatttaacattagatacactacaacttcaggatattaaataatgtattttttaaatatactttcagtgcattgttgcaatgatcattttcagcacactgttaaaatatacctcaaatatatttttataaagtgcaaataaatacacttttaaaaaataaactgaacttacacctcaagtatatttttctaaaatatattttttagaaaatatactaaagtacaattattttaaagtgtgttaaaagttgcattgtgaaaatatgatactaatatactttttatatatttaatgatagtacattttttgttagtatatttgcagtgtactatagaaaaagggaatatatttaaaatacaataaagtatactttttttcactaggggtGTACCAAGTATTGAGGTCTCTGTGTTCAGTTGGGTACCACTTTACTTCTATTATGTATATTATGTTGTCTATatctattgtattatttacttagAGTGTTTCTAAGTAAAGAATGCACTTTAAAAGCATGCCTTAGTTCAGTGTTATATTGTTTGAGTAAAATGTActtgaaataaagtaaacttcAACTAAGTAGAACTTCTAAAGTTACTtctttgataatttttttattttattttatcaaactTAGTTAAGTATATTTGACTTAattccatttgtgaaatttaattCAATCTGCATGCAAAAACTTGCTAAAGAATATTTACTTAATGGTTTTTCAGTGTACTTGAAACAGAGTATTGCAAAGTAAACTTCAAATGAGTAAGTAGAAATGACTCCACAAACTCTAACTGGATAAGTTAAGTTTACTtatctttgttaattttacttaatttaGTAATTCCATACATGTGAAAtatgtttttctctctctctctctctctctctctctctctctctcagtgtaAAAGAGCTAGACCTTGAACACTGGTTCACTCGCACACAAATGGGAACTCAAAATACGCACATGGTAACACTATACAATAAAATTCATTAGTTaacttcattagttaacatgaactaataatgaactacatcatttattaatctttgttaatgttaatttcaacatacattattaaaatcaagagttgtatttgttaacattagttaatacactgtaaactaacatgataaaacaatgaactgctgtattttattaactaacgttaacaaatacattaataaatttCTCATGGttagttagttaatacattaatgtaaaCAAATGAACCCTACTGTAAAGTATTACCACATATGTGTACTCTCTTACATGTTACTGTAATTCCTAATATGCCATATATGGTAAGGTTTGATCTTTGAGTATGATTGGATGCCCAGCACATCCTGGATGTTATGCTGATCTTCTGTGTATAAATATGACCCATCTTCCTTCAGTGAATCTGAGAATGTTATGGTATTACACACTGTGCCTGCTTGATTATTTTTGGTCTGACTGATAGCATTGAGTATTCAGATAGTACCTAAAAATTTGACATTAAGTAAATTAGGCACAGCTGTTTCTGGAACTTCACAAAATATTCCTCTGTGATTTTGAAGGCGACAGTTTGAAAACCAAGGTGAGTTTTTGGAACAGAGACCTACTGAATACATtaactaaaacatttttgtgcTTTGTCTTTTAATGCATTGGAGAATCCCCAGTGAGCAGCATATGAGTGCATGCAGACTTTTAACTTTTCCTGCTTATTCATTTCAGGTTCATCATGGAAATGCTGAGAAGTTTTCTGCTTCTTTTCATTATCTTCTCCATGGGGAATGCACGAGGTAAACAGGACTTTTCTTTGTAAAAACCCTTGCTATTTATACATATTTAGAAATGTACAATATTCCATTTACTCATATTTGAATGACTAATTAGGGGTTTAAGGTACAATATTTTCAGCTCATAATCACACAAACCAAATAagctataataaaaatataaaaacattcttTGCTGTGAATATTACAAGAACCCTAACATTTATGTACTGGATGCAGTTGAGTTAGTCCTAAAATGCCCCGCTGGATGGACAAATTTTGGAATCAGATGCTTCAAGTACTTCCCTCAATCGACTAACTGGATCACAGCAGAGGTATTGTGTTCCGACAAGGTGATTTGATCACACTATGTCTTTaaatagatagacggatggaccGAACCAACATGACATTGTATTCAATGTATACActgattcaatgccattaccattgatttttttttttttttcaatattatttgcgggtgcaaaagtgatattgattcaatgcggttaacgttgacacattaacattgatttaacattgTTTCGATCATTGTTTGCTCTCTGggaaacctcttccggaagctcaaacgtgcggTGTAACATACGGGAATGAatgcatagcttagcatagttcattgaatctgattagaccgttagcatctcgctcaaaaatgaccaaagtgttttgatattttacctatttaaaacttgactcttctgtagttacatcgtgtaagaccgatggaaaatgaaaagttgtgattttctaggccaaTATGGCgtggaactatactctcattccagcgtaataatcaaggaactttgctgaaATAATCAATCAGAGCAGACTTTCTGATCAAAGATCACTTATGCTTTATACTAAAAAGATTTGATTTTGTTGCAAAGCAACAAAATCCACGTTCAGGCACTTGTTCAAAGAGTAAAACCTCTTTATTATAAGACAGGGCTACATCTTAAAAAAACAATGCGTATCATTTTCACTACATTTTCTGATCACTAGATGTCTCTTGAAAgtaaaaactattcagtcattTCCCAAACAATCCAAGAGTAAAAAATGCACCCCTGGATGATATATTTTCCTTGATTATTAGATTTTGTCTCTTTGTCTCTTTAGAGAAAATGTCAAAGTCATGAAGCGAATCTCGTATCTGTGCATAATAAACTGGAAAATGAGTTCGTGCGGAGTCTGTTGCCTTCTTCCACACCAACTTGGGC
This genomic stretch from Megalobrama amblycephala isolate DHTTF-2021 linkage group LG2, ASM1881202v1, whole genome shotgun sequence harbors:
- the LOC125263597 gene encoding galactose-specific lectin nattectin-like isoform X1, which translates into the protein MEMLRSFLLLFIIFSMGNARVELVLKCPAGWTNFGIRCFKYFPQSTNWITAERKCQSHEANLVSVHNKLENEFVRSLLPSSTPTWAGAHDGEQDGQWLWTDGTGFEFTNWCSGEPNNYQRNPESCLEINRGSNRCWNDEICTESRHYVCVKNL